The DNA region GCCATGGCCACCTCCACCACCGGATGCCGCCCGTCCCGTATGACCAGCTCATCCCCCAGGTCCACCTGGGGCCTCACGTATCCCCTCTGAAAGGCCGCCTCCCCCAGGCTGAAGAGGCAGTCCAGCTCTCCTACCCTTCGGGCCAGGCGCTGAAGCTCCCCGGTGAGCGACAAGAGCTCCGCCAGGACCCGCTCCCACACGGCCCTCTCCCGGCTCATCACCGCCTCGGAGGCCCGGGCCATCTTGGCTTCGAACTCCTTCAGCTCCGGGGTTACAAACCTCTCGGCGTTAACCAGGGTCTGGCGCCGCTCGTAGTCCTCCGGAACCCGGTCCGCGTTCGACCGGCTGACCTCTATGTAGTAGCCGAAGACTTTGTTGTACCGGACCTTGAGCCCCCTTATGCCGGTCCTGTCCCTCTCCCTCTCCTCGAAGGACGACAGCCATCCCTCGTGTCCCCCCAGGAAGGACCTGAGCTCGTCCAACTCGGGATCGAAGCCCCCCCTTATGACCCCCCCGTCGGATACGTCCCTGGGGGGCCGGTCCTCTATGGCCTTAGCCAGCGTCTCCCCCAGGGCCAGGACCCTCGGGGAGAGATCGAGATGCCAGGCCTTAGGGGTCCGGCGGGTGAGCTCCTCAACCCTGGGGAGGGCGGACAGGAAGTCCCTGCAGAGGGCCGCATCCTTGGGCCCGCCGGTGCCCAGGTGTAGCCTGGACAGGGCCCTCTCCACGTCGCCAACGGAGGAGAGCGCCTCCCCCAGGGCCCGGGCCCCATCCCGGTCCTTGACGAAGAACTCCACCCCGTCCAGCCGGAGGTTTATCTCTTCCGGATCGTTCAGGGGATGCAGGATCCACTCCCTCAGGACCCGCCTCCCCAAGGGGGTCTTGCAGAAGTTGAGCACCCCCAGCAACGACGCCCCCTTGGGCTCAACCAGGTCCAGGTTCCGCTGGGAGGTGAGATCCAGCATGAGCCCCCTGCCGGTAGATATGCGTCGCAAGGGCCTCAGATGGCTCAGCTCCCTGAACTGGGTCTCCTCCGCGTACCGGAGGACCGCCCCCGCGGCCCCCAGGGCGTGATCCTCCGGATGGAACCCCAGTCCTTCCAGGGTCGACAGGCCAAACCTCTTGAGCAGCAACCCGTGGGCTCCCCTGGGGGAGAACAGGTCCACCTCCCGCTCCACCCACCGCCACGGGAAGTCCTCGGGCACCTTGCCCTTGGGGAGCAGGACCTCCGTGGGAAAGTAGGAGGACAGGACCCCCTGGACCTCCCCGGAGGGGACGGTCCCAGCCTCGAAGAGGCCGGTGGAGAGGGAGAGGACCGCCAGGTCCCATGCCTCTCCCCGGGGGACGCAGGCCACCAGGTGGACGTCCCCACCCCCCTCGGAGGGGACGAAGGTGCCGGGGGTCACCAGCCGGACCACCCGCCTCTGGACCAACGTCCGACCGTCGGGCTCCGAGACCTGCTCGCATATGGCCACCTTCTTGCCCAGCTCCACCAGCCGGGACAGGTACTGCTCCACCGCGTGGTAGGGAACCCCCGCCATGGGGATGGCCCTCTCGGGATCTCGGGCAGTGAGCGCTATGTCCAGTAGGGCTGACGCCTCCTTGGCGTCGTCGAAGAACAGCTCGTAGAAGTCCCCCATCCGGAAGAAGAGTAGGTAGTCCGGATACCGCTCCTTCCAGTGGAGGTACTGCTCCAGCATGGGTGTTACCTTCACTCCCTTGGGAAGCAACTAGGACCCCCTCCTGGAGTTCAGGTAATCCTGAAGCATGAGCGCCGCCGCCACCTTGTCCACTTTCCCCTTCCTCTTCTCCCGCCGGACGTCCCCCTCCAGCAGAAACCGCTGGGCTATAGAGGTGGTGAACCTCTCGTCCACCGTGACGATCTCCACCTGCTGGACCACCGCCTTGAGCTCCTCCAACCAGCCCATGACCCGCTGGACCTCGGGACCGGAGCTCCCATCGGTCCTTATGGGCAGCCCCACCACGATCAGGGTCACCGAGTTCCTCTCCACCAGCTCCTTAACCTTGAGGGGCCAGCCCTCCTCCATCTTGAGGACCTCCAGGGGGGAGGCGAAGGAGCGAGAGGGGTCGCTCAGGGCGACCCCTATCCTTACCTCCCCAAGGTCCAGGGCCATTACCCTTCCCATGGAGGAATCCATATCAGCTGACCATCTCCGACACCAGCTGAGAAACCTGCTCCTCCATGGAGCGGAGGAGCCCCTCCATGCGATCGGTCCACTCACCACCCCCCTGGGCGGTGTTGGCCTTGCCCCCCGCATTGAAGCCCCAAAGGGCGCCCAGGGACTTTATGAGGGATCCCGCCTTGACCCCCTTGGACACCGCCCCATCGGAGCACATGACGATCACCATGAACTTGCCACCGTTCCTTGATATCAGCACACAGACCGAATCGGGATACATCTCCCGGACCGAATCCCCCATGGCCCGGAGCTCATCGGGGGAGGAGTCCTCGGTCAGGAAGGAGAGCACCTTGATGCCCTTCACCTCCTGAGGGGCCTCCAGGGCCCTCTTCAGCCCCTCGGACTTGACCTGCAGCCTCAGCTGCCTCAGCTCCCTCTCCAGGGACTTGACCTCCCTCATGAGGTCCATTATCCGGTCCCTAACCGTCTCGGCCTCAACCCCCAGGGCGGAGGATGCACCCTTGACCACCTCTGCGGCCCTCCGGTAGGCCTCCAAGGAGGCCAGACCGGCGGTGGCGGTTATGCGCCTGAGGCCGGAGCCGATGCCCTCCTCCCGCTGGATCTTGAACAGGCCTATCTGACCCGAGGAGGAAACGTGGGTGCCGCCGCACAGCTCGGTGGAGAAGCCCTCCACCGATACCACCCGGACCACCTGGCCGTACTTCTCATCGAACAGGGCCTTGGCCCCCATCTCCCGGGCAGAGTCCATGGAGGTCTCCAAAGTGGTGACCCGCCGGTCCTCCAGTATCACCTGGTTCACCAGGTCCTCCACCCGAGCGATCTCCTCATCGGAGAGGGGGGAGAAGTGGTTGAAGTCGAACCGGAAGAACCCATCCCCCACCCAGGATCCGCTCTGCCTTACGTGCCCCCCAAGTACCCTTCCCAGGGCCTCGTGGAGGATGTGGGTGGCGGTGTGGTGGCGCCTTATGTGCCACCGCCTCTCCCCGTCAACCCGGCAGAAAACCCTCTGCCCAACCCGCAGCTCCCCCTGGACCAGGGTGGCCAAATGGGATGTCAGGCCGTCCATGGGGCACTGGGCGTCCTCTACCTGGGCCAGCCCACCGTCCCAGCGGATCTCTCCCCTGTCGCCCACCTGGCCCCCCTTCTCGCCGTAGAAGGGGGTCACATCCAGGAAGACCTCCACCCGGTCCCCCTCCCGGGCGGACTGGATCATCTCCCCTTCCCTCACCAGGGCCACCACCCGGGCCTCCCCCTCCTCGGAGTCGTAGCCGATGAAACGGATTCTGCCCGCCTTGAGCACATCGGAGTAGACGGTCCTGGTCACCGCCGCGGAGGCGTGCTTGCTTCCCGACCGGGCCAACTCCCGCTGCCTCTCCATGGCCCGCTCGAAGGCCTCGATGTCCACCGACAGCCCCTGCTCCTGGCACATCTCGGAGGTGAGCTCCAGGGGAAAGCCGTAGGTATCGTAAAGCTCGAAGGCCACCTCTCCGGGGAAAACCGAAAGCCCCCGGGACCTGACCCGGCGCACCTCCTCCTCCAGGAGGGCGGACCCCTGCTCCAGGGTCCTGAGGAACCGGGACTCCTCCAGCTCCAGCACCTGATTTATGGTGGACCTGTGCTCCACCAGCTCCCCGTAGTGCCCACCCATCACCTGCTCCACCACCGGGAGCACCTCCAGGAGGAAGGGCCGGTCGATGCCCAGGAGCCTGCCGAACCTTATGGTGCGGCGGATCAGACGCCGCAGGACGTAGCCGGGCCCCTCGTTGGAGGGCAGAACCCCGTCGGCCACCATGAATGCCGCGGCCCTTATGTGATCCGATATGACCCTTACCGCCAGATCCCCCTGGGGGGAGGAGCCGTAGGCCACCCCGGATATCTGACAGGCCCGGTCTATTATGGGCTTGAAGAGGTCGGTCTCGAAGTCGCTCCTAACCCACTGGACCACCGAGGAGAGCCGCTCAAGCCCCATGCCGGTATCGATGTTCTTCCTCGGGAGGGGCGTCAGGTTGCCCGCCTCATCCCGGTTGTACTGCATGAAGACCAGGTTCCAGACCTCCAGGTACCTGTCGCAGTCGCAGCCAACCCCACAGGAGGGCTTGCCACAGGAGAACTCCGGTCCCTGATCGTAGATTATCTCCGAGCAGGGACCGCAGGGACCTACCGGCCCGGCAGCCCAGAAGTTGTCCTCCTCCCCCATCCTAAAGATCCTATCCTTGGGGACCCCCACGGAGCTCATCCAGATGGACTCCGCCTCGTCGTCGTCCCTGAACACGGTGACATAGAGCCTGTCAGGATCCATGCCCACCCGCTGGGTGAGAAACTCCCAGGCCCAGGGGATCACCTCCGCCTTGAAGTAGTCCCCGAAGCTGAAGTTGCCCAGCATCTCAAAGAAGGTGTGGTGCCTGGCGGTGCGCCCCACGTTATCGATGTCGTTGGTCCTTATGCACTTCTGCGCGGTGGTAACCCGCCTCTCCTTGGGCTCCTTTATACCCAGGAAGTAGGGTTTGAAGGGAACCATGCCGGCTATGGTGAAGAGCAGGGACGGATCGTCGGGGACCAGCGAAGCGCTAGGATACCTAACGCAGCCCTTCTCCTCAAAGAAGGACAGGAACATCTCCCTCAGTTCGTTTCCGGATCGCCATTTCAACTCTAAACACCCCCAAAGACTCTAGATGCCCCGTTAGGGGCGCCCCACCAGCTCCAATCGGCTCCGGTGGGCCCTCTGAACTATCCTCGCCGCGTCAAGATGGGGGAAACATCCCTCCCGGTAGACCACCTGGCCATCGGTCATCACCATGTGAACGTCCGCAGAGGAGCCCGCGTAGACCAGGTAGCCCAGTAGGGAATCCTCCTGGACCCCCAGATAGTGGGGCTTGCGCAGGTCCACCGCCACCAGGTCCGCGCAGAAGCCATCCCGGATGAGCCCCGAGCGGTGGAAGCCCATGGCCACTGCCCCGTTTCTGGTGGCCATCTTGAGGGCCTCCGCGGCGGACACCACCGTGGGGTCCCCGGTGACCCCCTTGTGGATCAGGGCAGCGCTCCTGACCTCCTGCCACATGTCCAACCGGTTGTTGCTAGCCGCCCCATCAGTGCCAAGCGCCACCCGGACCCCCTTCCTGGCCATCGCCGGGACAGGGGCGAACCCGCTCCCCAGCTTCATGTTGCTTGAGGGGTTGTGGACCACCGTCACGTTGTCCCGGGCCAGCTGATCCATGTGCCGCTCCTCGAACCAGACCCCGTGGGCCAGGATCAGCCACCGGGCCTCCATCAGCCCCGTCCGGATCAGCAGGTCCACCGGATCAAACTTGAGCTCGTCCCGGATGTACCCCACCTCCCAGCGGGTCTCCAGCCAGTGGGTATGTATCCCCACCTGGAGCTCCCGGGCCCTTCTGGCCACCTGGGAGAGGAAGTCCGGGGAGACCGTGTAGGGCGCGTGAGGGGCCAGGGACCCTATGAACCGGTCCCCCTGGAGCCTTTGGACTAGCCCCACCCCATCCTCCAGCTTGGCCGGGTCGTCCCCTACCACCCCCCGGGACAGGTTAGCCTTGAGCCCCGCCTTGGTGGCCCCCTCAAGGACCTGATCCATAAAGAAGTACATGTCCGCGAAGGCCACCGTACCGGTGGAGATCATCTCCAACGAGGCCAATAAGGTCCCCGCCAGGACGTGTTCGGATCTCATCCTGGCCTCCGCGGGCCATATGCGGTCATTGAGCCACTCCATCAGGGGCAGGTCCTCGCCGAACCCCCGCAGCAGGGACATGGCCACATGGGTGTGGGCGTTGAAGAAGCCGGGGATCACCGCGAAGCGCCCTCCCCCGTCAAGGAGCAGCTCCCCCTCCCCCTCGCCGACCCCGAATGGGCCCCTTATGACCCGATCCTCCACCACCAGATCCCCCCGCACAGGGGAGGTCATCTCACAATCCCAAAGGATAACGTCCCTGAGCAGAAACCTCAACAGATCACCCCCGGATGGCACTCATTAGTCAAGTTCATCACTCCCGGAAGGACTCCAGGTAGAGCCGCTGCTCCTCCGTCAGCCGGTCGATGGCGATCCCAAGGCTGGACAGCTTAAGGCGGGCTATCTCCTCGTCAAGCTGCAATGGCATGGGGTAGACCCCGGGGGCCATCGGGTTGTCCACAAGGAACAGGGCGGACAGGAGCTGGGAGGAGAAGCTGAGGTCCATGATCTCCACCGGGTGCCCATCGCCCCCCGCCAGGTTGACCAGTCGGCCCTCCGCCAGGAGGTGCAGCTCCCGGCCGTCCTCCATCCGATAGGACCTGACGTTGGGCCTGCTTTCCTCCACCGAGCGGCTCAAGGCCTCCAGATCCGGGATGCAGACCTCCACGTCGAAGTGTCCCGCATTGGCCAATATGGCCCCATCCTTCATCACCGAGAAGTGCTCGGACCGGATGACCCGGGTGTTGCCCGTGACGGTTATGAAGAAGTCCCCCACCTTGGCGGCCTCCAAGAG from Thermanaerovibrio acidaminovorans DSM 6589 includes:
- the alaS gene encoding alanine--tRNA ligase, coding for MKWRSGNELREMFLSFFEEKGCVRYPSASLVPDDPSLLFTIAGMVPFKPYFLGIKEPKERRVTTAQKCIRTNDIDNVGRTARHHTFFEMLGNFSFGDYFKAEVIPWAWEFLTQRVGMDPDRLYVTVFRDDDEAESIWMSSVGVPKDRIFRMGEEDNFWAAGPVGPCGPCSEIIYDQGPEFSCGKPSCGVGCDCDRYLEVWNLVFMQYNRDEAGNLTPLPRKNIDTGMGLERLSSVVQWVRSDFETDLFKPIIDRACQISGVAYGSSPQGDLAVRVISDHIRAAAFMVADGVLPSNEGPGYVLRRLIRRTIRFGRLLGIDRPFLLEVLPVVEQVMGGHYGELVEHRSTINQVLELEESRFLRTLEQGSALLEEEVRRVRSRGLSVFPGEVAFELYDTYGFPLELTSEMCQEQGLSVDIEAFERAMERQRELARSGSKHASAAVTRTVYSDVLKAGRIRFIGYDSEEGEARVVALVREGEMIQSAREGDRVEVFLDVTPFYGEKGGQVGDRGEIRWDGGLAQVEDAQCPMDGLTSHLATLVQGELRVGQRVFCRVDGERRWHIRRHHTATHILHEALGRVLGGHVRQSGSWVGDGFFRFDFNHFSPLSDEEIARVEDLVNQVILEDRRVTTLETSMDSAREMGAKALFDEKYGQVVRVVSVEGFSTELCGGTHVSSSGQIGLFKIQREEGIGSGLRRITATAGLASLEAYRRAAEVVKGASSALGVEAETVRDRIMDLMREVKSLERELRQLRLQVKSEGLKRALEAPQEVKGIKVLSFLTEDSSPDELRAMGDSVREMYPDSVCVLISRNGGKFMVIVMCSDGAVSKGVKAGSLIKSLGALWGFNAGGKANTAQGGGEWTDRMEGLLRSMEEQVSQLVSEMVS
- a CDS encoding amidohydrolase; protein product: MRFLLRDVILWDCEMTSPVRGDLVVEDRVIRGPFGVGEGEGELLLDGGGRFAVIPGFFNAHTHVAMSLLRGFGEDLPLMEWLNDRIWPAEARMRSEHVLAGTLLASLEMISTGTVAFADMYFFMDQVLEGATKAGLKANLSRGVVGDDPAKLEDGVGLVQRLQGDRFIGSLAPHAPYTVSPDFLSQVARRARELQVGIHTHWLETRWEVGYIRDELKFDPVDLLIRTGLMEARWLILAHGVWFEERHMDQLARDNVTVVHNPSSNMKLGSGFAPVPAMARKGVRVALGTDGAASNNRLDMWQEVRSAALIHKGVTGDPTVVSAAEALKMATRNGAVAMGFHRSGLIRDGFCADLVAVDLRKPHYLGVQEDSLLGYLVYAGSSADVHMVMTDGQVVYREGCFPHLDAARIVQRAHRSRLELVGRP
- the ruvX gene encoding Holliday junction resolvase RuvX; translated protein: MDSSMGRVMALDLGEVRIGVALSDPSRSFASPLEVLKMEEGWPLKVKELVERNSVTLIVVGLPIRTDGSSGPEVQRVMGWLEELKAVVQQVEIVTVDERFTTSIAQRFLLEGDVRREKRKGKVDKVAAALMLQDYLNSRRGS
- the mutS gene encoding DNA mismatch repair protein MutS: MLPKGVKVTPMLEQYLHWKERYPDYLLFFRMGDFYELFFDDAKEASALLDIALTARDPERAIPMAGVPYHAVEQYLSRLVELGKKVAICEQVSEPDGRTLVQRRVVRLVTPGTFVPSEGGGDVHLVACVPRGEAWDLAVLSLSTGLFEAGTVPSGEVQGVLSSYFPTEVLLPKGKVPEDFPWRWVEREVDLFSPRGAHGLLLKRFGLSTLEGLGFHPEDHALGAAGAVLRYAEETQFRELSHLRPLRRISTGRGLMLDLTSQRNLDLVEPKGASLLGVLNFCKTPLGRRVLREWILHPLNDPEEINLRLDGVEFFVKDRDGARALGEALSSVGDVERALSRLHLGTGGPKDAALCRDFLSALPRVEELTRRTPKAWHLDLSPRVLALGETLAKAIEDRPPRDVSDGGVIRGGFDPELDELRSFLGGHEGWLSSFEERERDRTGIRGLKVRYNKVFGYYIEVSRSNADRVPEDYERRQTLVNAERFVTPELKEFEAKMARASEAVMSRERAVWERVLAELLSLTGELQRLARRVGELDCLFSLGEAAFQRGYVRPQVDLGDELVIRDGRHPVVEVAMAPEPFTPNHMHLDSGSRRMILLTGPNMAGKSTYLRMGALLVIMAQMGSFVPASHARVGCFNRIYTRIGARDDLARGQSTFMVEMVETAQILNGLTGRSLVILDEIGRGTSTDDGMSIAWAVMEYLHERSDLAPKVLFATHYHELTSLAERLPGVSNWSVAVKETPRGVVFLHHVVPRPADRSYGVEVAKLAGLPEAVLRRSRELLELFEGRRRRDVEGAAGKGMVRQTSLFDPGVDGILEELAACDPDNMTPLQCMERIYDLHKRAVEILRGGRA